In one window of Ovis aries strain OAR_USU_Benz2616 breed Rambouillet chromosome 3, ARS-UI_Ramb_v3.0, whole genome shotgun sequence DNA:
- the TSPO gene encoding translocator protein isoform X1 produces the protein MAPPWVPAVGFTLVPSLGGFLGTQYIRGEGFRWYASLQKPPWHPPRWILAPIWGTLYSAMGYGSYLIWKELGGFSKEAVVPLGLYAGQLALNWAWPPLFFGTRQMGWAFVDLLLTGGMAAATAMAWRQVSPPAACLLYPYLAWLAFAAMLNYRMWQDNQGRRSGRRLSE, from the exons ATGGCCCCGCCCTGGGTGCCCGCCGTGGGCTTCACGCTGGTGCCCAGTCTAGGGGGCTTCTTGGGCACCCAGTACATCCGTGGAGAGGGTTTCCGCTGGTACGCCAGCCTGCAGAAGCCCCCGTGGCACCCGCCCCGCTGGATTCTGGCCCCCATCTGGGGCACGCTCTACTCGGCCATGGG GTATGGTTCCTACCTGATCTGGAAAGAGCTGGGGGGCTTCTCAAAGGAGGCAGTGGTTCCCCTGGGCCTCTACGCTGGGCAGCTGGCTCTGAACTGGGCGTGGCCTCCTCTCTTCTTCGGCACTCGACAAATGGGCTGG GCCTTCGTGGATCTCCTGCTGACTGGCGGCATGGCAGCAGCCACAGCCATGGCCTGGCGCCAGGTGAGCCCGCCGGCTGCCTGCCTACTGTACCCGTACCTGGCCTGGCTGGCCTTCGCGGCCATGCTCAACTACCGTATGTGGCAGGACAACCAGGGCCGGAGGAGCGGCCGGCGGCTCTCGGAGTGA
- the TSPO gene encoding translocator protein (The RefSeq protein has 2 substitutions compared to this genomic sequence), with protein sequence MAPPWVPAVGFTLVPSPGGFLGTQYIRGEGFRWYASLQKPPWHPPRWILAPIWGTLYSAMGYGSYLIWKELGGFSKEAVVPLGLYAGQLALNWAWPPLFFGARQMGWAFVDLLLTGGMAAATAMAWRQVSPPAACLLYPYLAWLAFAAMLNYRMWQDNQGRRSGRRLSE encoded by the exons ATGGCCCCGCCCTGGGTGCCCGCCGTGGGCTTCACGCTGGTGCCCAGTCTAGGGGGCTTCTTGGGCACCCAGTACATCCGTGGAGAGGGTTTCCGCTGGTACGCCAGCCTGCAGAAGCCCCCGTGGCACCCGCCCCGCTGGATTCTGGCCCCCATCTGGGGCACGCTCTACTCGGCCATGGG GTATGGTTCCTACCTGATCTGGAAAGAGCTGGGGGGCTTCTCAAAGGAGGCAGTGGTTCCCCTGGGCCTCTACGCTGGGCAGCTGGCTCTGAACTGGGCGTGGCCTCCTCTCTTCTTCGGCACTCGACAAATGGGCTGG GCCTTCGTGGATCTCCTGCTGACTGGCGGCATGGCAGCAGCCACAGCCATGGCCTGGCGCCAGGTGAGCCCGCCGGCTGCCTGCCTACTGTACCCGTACCTGGCCTGGCTGGCCTTCGCGGCCATGCTCAACTACCGTATGTGGCAGGACAACCAGGGCCGGAGGAGCGGCCGGCGGCTCTCGGAGTGA
- the TTLL12 gene encoding tubulin--tyrosine ligase-like protein 12, whose amino-acid sequence MQADPTPERSSRVLTPEPEPEPGSESVLDPEQDARVALAEFAALHGPALRASGVPERYWGRLLHKLEHEVFDAGEMFGIMQVEEAEEEESEDEAAQEARKKPNPGGELCYKVIVTNENGLQAADPNSIFLIDHAWTCRVTHARQQLQQVPGLLHRMANLMGVEFHGELPSAEAVDLVLEEMWKFNQTYQLAHGTAEEKVPVWYIMDEFGSRIQHADVPSFATAPFFYAPQQVAYTLLWPLRDLDTGEEVTRDFAYGEADPLIRRCVLLPWAPTDLLDLSSSTPEPPAEHYQAILEENKEKLPLAVSPAGYPCDHVFKVYTDIQQVLSHLTHPRFTFTQSEADADVLYNFSHFKDYRRLSQERPNVLLNQFPCENLLTVKDCLASIARRAGGPEGPAWLPRTFNLRTELPQFISYFQQRERRGEDNHWICKPWNLARSLDTHITKNLHSIVRHRESSPKVVSKYIESPVLFLREDVGRVKFDIRYILLLRSVKPLRLFVYDVFWLRFSNRPFALNDLDDYEKHFTVMNYDPEAVLKQVHYNEFIPEFEKQYPEFPWKSVQAEIFQAFKELFQVACARPPPLGLCDYPSSRAVYAVDLMLKWDSRPDGKRAMQPQILEVNFNPDCERACRYHPSFFNDIFSTLFLDEPDGCPVTRLL is encoded by the exons ATGCAGGCCGACCCGACGCCGGAGCGCAGCAGCCGGGTCCTGACGCCAGAGCCGGAGCCGGAGCCGGGCTCAGAGTCGGTCCTCGACCCCGAGCAGGATGCGCGGGTGGCCCTGGCCGAGTTCGCGGCTCTGCACGGCCCGGCGCTGCGTGCGTCGGGAGTCCCCGAGCGGTACTGGGGCCGCCTCCTGCACAAGCTGGAGCACGAG GTTTTCGACGCTGGGGAGATGTTCGGGATCATGCAGGTGGAGGAAGCCGAAGAGGAGGAGAGTGAGGACGAGGCGGCCCAGGAAGCGCGCAAGAAGCCCAACCCCGGCGGCGAGCTCTGCTACAAGGTCATCGTGACCAACGAGAACGGGCTGCAGGCGGCCGACCCCAACAG CATCTTCCTCATCGACCACGCCTGGACGTGCCGCGTGACGCACGCCcgccagcagctgcagcaggtgCCGGGGCTCCTGCACCGCATGGCCAACCTGATGGGCGTCGAGTTCCACGGCGAGCTGCCCAGCGCCGAGGCCGTGGACCTGGTGCTGGAGGAGATGTGGAAGTTCAACCAGACCTACCAGCTGGCCCACGGG ACGGCCGAGGAGAAAGTGCCGGTGTGGTATATCATGGACGAGTTTGGGTCGCGCATCCAGCACGCGGACGTGCCCAGCTTCGCCACCGCCCCCTTCTTCTACGCGCCCCAGCAGGTGGCCTACACGCTGCTGTGGCCCCTGAGGGACCTGGACACGGGCG AGGAGGTGACCCGGGACTTCGCCTACGGAGAGGCCGACCCGCTGATCCGGAGGTGCGTGCTGCTGCCCTGGGCCCCCACCGACCTGCTGGACCTCAGCTCCTCCACGCCTGAGCCACCCGCCGAGCACTACCAG GCCATACTGGAGGAGAACAAGGAGAAGCTGCCCCTGGCCGTCAGCCCCGCAGGGTACCCCTGTGACCACGTCTTCAA GGTCTACACGGACATCCAGCAGGTGCTCAGCCACCTCACCCACCCGCGCTTCACCTTCACCCAGAGCGAGGCGGACGCCGACGTCCTCTACAACTTCTCGCACTTCAAGGACTACAG GAGGCTGAGCCAGGAGAGGCCCAACGTGCTGCTGAACCAGTTCCCCTGTGAGAACTTGCTGACGGTGAAGGACTGCCTGGCATCCATCGCGCGCCGGGCGGGCGGCCCCGAGGGCCCGGCCTGGCTGCCCCGCACCTTCAACCTGCGCACAGAGCTGCCCCAGTTCATCAGCTACTTCCAGCAGCGGGAGAGGCG GGGCGAGGACAACCACTGGATCTGTAAGCCCTGGAACCTGGCCCGCAGCCTGGACACCCACATCACCAAGAACCTGCACAGCATCGTCCGGCACCGTGAGAGCTCCCCCAAG GTTGTGTCCAAGTACATCGAGAGCCCCGTCTTGTTCCTCCGGGAAGACGTGGGGAGGGTCAAGTTCGACATCCGCTACATCCTGCTGCTGCGATCGGTGAAGCCCCTGAGGTTGTTCGTGTACGATGTGTTCTGGCTGCGGTTCTCTAACCG GCCCTTTGCCCTCAACGACCTGGACGACTATGAGAAGCATTTCACTGTCATGAACTATGACCCGGAAGCAGTGCTAAAGCAG GTACACTACAACGAGTTCATCCCGGAGTTTGAGAAGCAGTACCCAGAATTCCCCTGGAAGAGCGTCCAG GCTGAAATCTTCCAGGCCTTCAAGGAGCTGTTCCAGGTGGCGTGTGCCAGGCCGCCCCCGCTAGGCCTCTGTGACTACCCGTCATCCCGGGCCGTGTACGCAGTCGACCTCATGCTGAAGTGGGACAGCCGTCCCGACG GGAAACGAGCAATGCAGCCGCAAATCCTGGAGGTCAACTTCAACCCGGACTGTGAGCGAGCCTGCAGGTACCACCCGAGCTTCTTCAACGACATCTTCAGCACCTTGTTCCTGGACGAGCCCGACGGCTGCCCTGTCACTCGCCTCCTCTAG